GTTCTTGGGGATCACGACACTATGTGTTGAGTACGACCGTTGTACTAACGTTCGACAACACGCCACTTCTGGTATCGATTCACTTTCAACCGCATCAGTCACACCACGAAAATGTGCTTCAAACTGGTTCAGTTGGCTGGGGTTATGGATGGTTGATTGCATAATTTCCTCTTACATAGTTCAGAGGACATGCGCCCTTCAGGGCAACATGCCCTCAAGGAAGTTAGAAATAAAATGAGTTTGGTACAGTCGAACCAAGGTTTGGTCTGACGGTTGGTTGTGGTATTGCACGTAAGTTATCTGCCTGAGCAGATACTGGCTGTGCGGGTTTAGGTTCAGGTTTGGGCATCAGTTGTCTGATATCCAATTGACCTTCACCATGCATTCTCATCTTGTCTGGATCAGACAAAATTAAAATGGTCGCCATTAGTTCGTGATAGAGATTGTCTGTCACAGGGCCGGTCTTCGGCAGACGATCAAATAAATTGTCCATCGCTTCGACCATCGGCTGGACTCGATGATCCAGGAATGACAAACCATCCAACTTGTCTCTTAACCGCTTCATAGGATTAAGGGCTCGCTGGCTGATTTGATTCTTACCTGCAACGGAACGCTCAAACAGTTCATTGGCATCACGAGCCACCTCCCTAAAGAGGGTGTGTCCCATGCCATTGACCTTGTCATCTAAGCCACCAGCTTGTTCAGCCGGTTGCATTCGATAGATGGCATAATCGAACTGAAGCCGTTGTTCCACGTCTTCGATGGGTGACAGCGCACGCCGGATTGCATCTGCAAATTCCGGGTGTTTTGCAACCCAGTCAAACGTCACCTGGTCATAGTTGTCCAAGAACAACTGCTTGCACTCCGCAAACTCCTGACCGATCCGGTCAAGCTCTGGAACAATCTGATCAATTCGGTCCTCAGGGACGGCATAGCCACCTAAAAACCGCACACCGACTTGCTCACACAAGCGCTGCGCTTCTTTCTTAAGCCTTTCAAAGTTCGCCAATGCCTCTGGGTCGCAAATTTTTTTACTCCCTAAGCTTGCAACATCCTTCGGTGGAAGTTGGCTGCCATTGGCTAATCTGAAATCTTCAGGCCTTAGTTTTTTTCTACCGCTCCAGATGGAACAGTCGATGTGACAAATCAAAAGTTTGTCGAGGGTTTGAATACTCATAGTGCATCCTCATGCGAGATGGGGACGCACCGCTCCCAACAGGAGCAATGGCCCCCATTTGGGTGGTAGTAGTTGACGCGCTAATGGCAACATCACTGTCAGAAATAGTAATTTTGCGAATTAGGCGACGATTGGTTGAGATCGATTTTCACAGGCATTAAGTCCAGTGCTTCAGCTATCGGGCGAACCCGCTCTAAATCACTGCCTAAAAGCCTCAATACATCTTTTTCCAACTTCAGTTGGTCGGATACTTCTATCCCCTCAGGACTCGCTACTGTGAGCGAACACAGTGGTGGTAATTGACGCTTAAAGGCCAGTAACAGCAACAATGGCCACGGGCCATCATCCGTGTTAACAATGCCAGCGCCTTCACCTGACACCATGCTGATTTGATTGGTATTAGGTAATCCTCTTTTGCAAAACCCTAATGACCATGCTCCAATCCTGACCTGGTTATCATCAATAACAGCCAAGCCATAGGCTTCAAGCAGCTTTGCGATATCGAACAACGCTTTTTGTGCCAGCGAGATTTGGCCATTGACGTCCTTGCGAGTACGAAACTCCCAACTGACGTTATTGGCGCACGCGACGCTATCTAGCGCATTTGAGAGTTCAAATGGCCGCCCTTGATGATCAATGCCGACCTGTCCAACCAATCGATAACCCTTGTTGATTTTCTCATTGATTCGTCGGTCTACTTCAGCGTTAGGATCAGTCGAATCAATCAATCGCTGCTGCGACAATTGACCAGCTTTTCCAAACCGAACTTCAATCTCCTGGGTATCTGATCCAACGTAAATGGCCCATTCTTTGGCTGTCCCATCAGAATGACTGTAACGGTAAAGAGCAAAGCACTTTTCCATCATCAATCCTCCCAGTGGTCACCGAAGACATCAGCGGCAATACGGTGAATGGCTTCACGTTGCTCCAACTCAGCACGAGCCGTCAAAGACCGAACCAGTGCATACTCCACTGCGTTAGGAGCGCCTTTAAAAGCAAGTGTTAACTTTGCCCAGCGCACCAAGGTCCGAGTGGACATGGTGATACTAAGCTCTGCACCGCCATCCGTGCCCCCAATAAAAAGACGACGGATGTCAACAGCCACTTTCACCATTTTTTGGCGAAAGACTTCTGGCAAGCCAGGCGCAACGTTCTCCAGAATGGCTTCCTCTACAGAAGGCTCTGCATAGGTCGCTTCGATGATTCTAAAGCGATCAAGGAAAGCCAAATTCTGTTGGAGCACACCTTGATACAAGCCCGTTTGGTCACCGCTGCCCGCACTGTTGCCGGTTGCGATAAAACGAAACTTGTTATGTGGCATGATGATCTCACCGCCATTTTGTGCGATGACCAATGGGGCACCTTCCAAAATGTCATTGAGCCCAGCCAGTTCAGCAGGCTCAGCAAGATCCATTTCATTAATGATCAGCAAATGGCCATGCTTTACAGCCAGTGCCAGCGGTCCATACACAAAGGTCATGTTGCCATTAACCAGCGTGTGGTGACCGATAAGATCGGACAACTCCAATCGACCGTGTGCAGTAATTTGCTGAACAGGCCAATTCAATCGAGAAGCAACTTGGCAAATTAGCGAGGTCTTACCGCATCCGGTGGGGCCTGTAATATACAAACCGTCACCGTCTGGGTGAGACAAGAACGCCAATACGTCACGTAAGTCTTCTTTTCTAAAAACGTACTCGTCCTTGCGAACGGGAATGTTTGGATGGGTAGTGTCGGCACCAAATCCTTCCAGAACGAAAGCATCAGGAGCCGGGACATTAAACGCTTGATTCACTTGAACCAAAAATGGGGATTGTTCAGTCATGGTAAACCTCATCTGTTTTGACGAGGCCCCATGCCCCAACAGGGAATGAAGTCCCCGTCGGGTGGTGTGTTGATTGTGGTATGGCTGTGTATATAAGAGTTCAGCTCGCTCTATCATTCGTACCCAGCATTGGCTACGAGTGAAACTGCTTTCTGATGCACTCGATGTAAGCGCATGAGAAAGGAGCCGAAATCGGCTCCAAGTGAACGTTAAAAGTAAAATGAGCTCGGCGAGTCACCTGGCAGAACCAAGTTCTCTTGCTCAAGACTGATTTTGATTGGTGTTTCAACGGGCTGATCTGGCTTATTGGTGCTGATGCGCAACCGCTCTTGTGGCGATTTTCGGTAAGTAGCTAAAACCTGTTCATCCAGCTCGCCTAACTTATCGGTGGCCAATTGCTTATAGTCCACCGTGCCCGCCATCATGTAGCGACTGAGTTTGACCCCAGCATAGTCGGCATGAGCGTAGTTACCCATCATAGCGACCAATTTTGACTGAGCGTCTCGCATTTCCTCTTTCAAAGATTTAATGTGATTTTCCAGTCGAACCACTTCGGCATGTGCTGAGCAATACTGGCGGGACAGCGATGTCCAGCGGTATTGGGCTTCACCCTTGGGAACAAAACAATCTTGTTCAGGGCATTTTGACGGTTCTTTTTTGGTCTGTACTAACTCCCAAAACTGAAGCGCTGTTTCTTGCAATTCAGTTAAG
The Pseudoalteromonas viridis DNA segment above includes these coding regions:
- a CDS encoding DUF3150 domain-containing protein: MSIQTLDKLLICHIDCSIWSGRKKLRPEDFRLANGSQLPPKDVASLGSKKICDPEALANFERLKKEAQRLCEQVGVRFLGGYAVPEDRIDQIVPELDRIGQEFAECKQLFLDNYDQVTFDWVAKHPEFADAIRRALSPIEDVEQRLQFDYAIYRMQPAEQAGGLDDKVNGMGHTLFREVARDANELFERSVAGKNQISQRALNPMKRLRDKLDGLSFLDHRVQPMVEAMDNLFDRLPKTGPVTDNLYHELMATILILSDPDKMRMHGEGQLDIRQLMPKPEPKPAQPVSAQADNLRAIPQPTVRPNLGSTVPNSFYF
- a CDS encoding AAA family ATPase; this translates as MTEQSPFLVQVNQAFNVPAPDAFVLEGFGADTTHPNIPVRKDEYVFRKEDLRDVLAFLSHPDGDGLYITGPTGCGKTSLICQVASRLNWPVQQITAHGRLELSDLIGHHTLVNGNMTFVYGPLALAVKHGHLLIINEMDLAEPAELAGLNDILEGAPLVIAQNGGEIIMPHNKFRFIATGNSAGSGDQTGLYQGVLQQNLAFLDRFRIIEATYAEPSVEEAILENVAPGLPEVFRQKMVKVAVDIRRLFIGGTDGGAELSITMSTRTLVRWAKLTLAFKGAPNAVEYALVRSLTARAELEQREAIHRIAADVFGDHWED